Proteins encoded together in one Paracidovorax wautersii window:
- a CDS encoding L-serine ammonia-lyase produces the protein MAVSVFDLFKIGIGPSSSHTVGPMRAARLFVQRLARDGHLPAVARVRSALYGSLGATGRGHASDIAVLLGLAGHAPDTVDVNAVPAILQDIRSRQRLPLAGGPAVPFDETADLLLVPGTTLPLHANGMRFEAFDASGALLDAQVYYSVGGGFIVSEEAAADAARQQAIAPDTTVLPLPFHSGEQLLAQAHAIGGPAAGALARVMRTNERHWRTDAEIDAGLLAIWRAMQDCVARGCETGGVLPGGFKVRRRAPALHQALLAGPDTSADPLQVIDWVNLFALAVNEENAAGGRVVTAPTNGAAGIVPAVLHYYWRFIAGANEAGVVDFLLSAGAIGILYKENASISGAEVGCQGEVGVACSMAAAGLCAVLGGTPEQVENAAEIGMEHHLGLTCDPVGGLVQIPCIERNALAAVKAINAARMALRGDGTHHVSLDQVIKTMRETGADMMTKYKETSQGGLAVNIVEC, from the coding sequence ATGGCCGTCAGCGTTTTCGACCTGTTCAAGATCGGCATCGGGCCGTCCAGCTCCCACACCGTGGGGCCCATGCGCGCCGCGCGGCTGTTCGTGCAGCGGCTGGCGCGTGATGGCCACCTGCCTGCGGTGGCGCGCGTGCGCAGCGCGCTCTACGGCTCGCTCGGCGCCACAGGGCGCGGGCATGCCAGCGACATCGCCGTGCTGCTGGGGCTGGCCGGCCATGCGCCCGACACGGTGGACGTGAACGCCGTGCCCGCCATCCTGCAGGACATCCGCAGCCGCCAGCGCCTGCCGCTGGCCGGCGGGCCCGCCGTGCCCTTCGACGAAACGGCGGACCTGCTGCTGGTGCCCGGCACCACGCTGCCGCTGCACGCCAACGGCATGCGCTTCGAGGCCTTCGATGCGAGCGGCGCGCTGCTGGACGCGCAGGTGTACTACTCGGTCGGCGGCGGCTTCATCGTGAGCGAGGAGGCGGCCGCCGACGCAGCGCGCCAGCAGGCCATCGCGCCGGACACCACCGTGCTGCCGCTGCCTTTCCATAGCGGCGAGCAGCTGCTGGCGCAGGCGCATGCCATCGGCGGGCCGGCCGCTGGAGCGCTGGCCCGGGTGATGCGCACCAACGAGCGGCACTGGCGCACCGATGCCGAGATCGATGCCGGCCTGCTCGCCATCTGGCGCGCCATGCAGGACTGCGTGGCGCGGGGCTGCGAAACGGGTGGCGTTCTGCCGGGCGGCTTCAAGGTGCGCCGCCGTGCGCCGGCCCTGCACCAGGCGCTGCTGGCGGGCCCCGACACGTCGGCGGACCCGCTGCAGGTGATCGACTGGGTGAACCTGTTCGCCCTGGCGGTGAACGAGGAGAACGCGGCCGGTGGACGCGTGGTGACGGCGCCCACCAACGGCGCTGCGGGCATCGTGCCGGCCGTGCTGCACTACTACTGGCGCTTCATCGCCGGAGCGAACGAGGCCGGCGTGGTCGACTTCCTGCTCAGCGCAGGCGCCATCGGCATCCTCTATAAGGAGAACGCGTCCATCTCCGGCGCCGAGGTCGGCTGCCAGGGGGAGGTGGGCGTGGCCTGCTCCATGGCCGCGGCCGGGCTGTGCGCCGTGCTGGGCGGCACGCCCGAACAGGTGGAGAACGCGGCCGAGATCGGCATGGAGCACCACCTGGGCCTGACCTGTGACCCGGTGGGCGGGCTGGTGCAGATTCCGTGCATCGAACGCAACGCGCTGGCCGCGGTGAAGGCCATCAACGCCGCCCGCATGGCGCTGCGCGGTGACGGCACGCACCACGTGAGCCTGGACCAGGTCATCAAG
- the norR gene encoding nitric oxide reductase transcriptional regulator NorR: MLSAAPLLADLNADMPLPERMQHLVDHLRHLFGCGAVALLKLEEDHLRPLAVTGLVGDALGRRFAVGQHPRLAAILGRRQVTSFEHDSTLPDPYDGLLDTRIGEPLPVHDCMGVGLQVDGAVWGVLTLDALQTGAFDAAARERLAECAPLVEAAIRMSRLEQEVRALRAAADVPAGPGATDARPHAAAPREVEIVGRSDAITRLLHELGVVAASELPVLLLGETGVGKELFAHLLHQRSGRRARPLVHVNCAALPESLAESELFGHVRGAFSGAVADRAGRVEAADGGTLFLDEVGELPLPVQAKLLRTLQNGEIQRLGADRPRRVDVRVVAATNRQLREQVASGAFRADLYHRLSVYPVPIPPLRERGDDVLLLAGRFLELNRARLGLRSLRLAPDAQAALRRYAWPGNVRELEHVISRAALKLLARGVDRNAIATLEAGLLDLDALDTPASAALPRAPAPAPAMALRDAVEACQREAVAAAVAEHRGNWARAAKALDIDASNLHKLARRLGLKP, from the coding sequence ATGCTGTCTGCCGCGCCCCTCCTCGCCGATCTGAATGCCGATATGCCACTGCCTGAGCGCATGCAGCATCTGGTCGACCATTTGCGCCATCTCTTCGGCTGCGGGGCGGTGGCCCTGCTCAAGCTGGAGGAAGACCATCTGCGGCCGCTGGCCGTGACCGGGCTGGTCGGCGACGCGCTGGGCCGGCGCTTCGCCGTGGGCCAGCATCCCCGGCTCGCAGCCATCCTGGGGCGGCGCCAGGTAACCTCGTTCGAGCACGACAGCACGCTGCCCGACCCCTACGACGGACTGCTCGACACCCGCATCGGCGAGCCCTTGCCTGTGCACGATTGCATGGGCGTGGGCCTGCAGGTCGACGGCGCCGTCTGGGGTGTGCTGACCCTCGACGCGCTGCAGACGGGCGCCTTCGATGCGGCCGCCCGCGAGCGCCTTGCCGAGTGCGCCCCGCTGGTGGAGGCGGCCATCCGCATGTCGCGGCTGGAACAGGAAGTGCGGGCGCTGCGTGCCGCGGCCGATGTCCCGGCGGGCCCGGGCGCAACGGATGCGCGGCCGCACGCTGCCGCCCCCCGCGAGGTCGAGATCGTCGGCCGCAGCGACGCCATCACCCGTCTGCTGCATGAATTGGGCGTGGTGGCCGCATCGGAGCTGCCGGTGCTCCTGCTGGGCGAGACGGGCGTGGGCAAGGAACTGTTCGCGCACCTGCTGCACCAGCGCTCCGGCCGGCGGGCGCGGCCGCTGGTGCATGTGAACTGCGCGGCGTTGCCGGAGTCCCTGGCCGAGAGCGAGCTGTTCGGCCACGTGCGAGGCGCCTTCTCCGGCGCCGTGGCGGACCGCGCCGGCCGCGTCGAGGCCGCAGACGGTGGAACCCTGTTCCTGGACGAGGTGGGCGAGCTGCCGCTGCCGGTGCAGGCCAAGCTGCTGCGCACCTTGCAGAACGGCGAGATCCAGCGCCTGGGTGCGGACCGCCCGCGCCGCGTCGATGTGCGCGTGGTGGCCGCCACCAACCGCCAGCTGCGCGAACAGGTGGCCAGCGGTGCCTTCCGGGCCGACCTGTACCACCGCCTGTCGGTCTACCCGGTGCCCATCCCACCGCTGCGCGAACGCGGCGACGACGTGCTGCTGCTGGCAGGCCGGTTCCTGGAGCTCAACCGCGCCCGCCTGGGCCTGCGCAGCCTGCGCCTGGCGCCGGATGCCCAGGCCGCACTGCGGCGCTATGCGTGGCCCGGCAATGTGCGCGAGCTGGAACACGTCATCAGCCGGGCCGCGCTCAAGCTGCTGGCGCGCGGGGTCGACCGCAACGCCATCGCCACCCTGGAGGCCGGCCTGCTGGACCTAGATGCGCTGGACACGCCAGCGTCCGCGGCCCTGCCCCGTGCGCCAGCGCCCGCTCCGGCGATGGCGCTGCGCGACGCGGTGGAGGCCTGCCAGCGCGAGGCGGTGGCGGCGGCCGTGGCGGAGCACCGCGGCAACTGGGCGCGTGCGGCGAAAGCGCTGGACATCGACGCCAGCAATTTGCACAAGCTGGCGCGGCGGCTCGGCCTCAAGCCCTAG